The DNA window ctgaagcgacttagcagcagcagcagcagtagcagctgcttTATTTGGGGATGCTTCATTGAATTACTATAGATTAGGAATAAAGATTCCCAAGGGAATTTTCAAAACATTACTAATGCTTTTCAGGATATGCAAAtggttttattgaaaaaaaaattcaaagcagtCAACGATTTCAATTATTTCCATAATCTTCTGAAATATTTCCTCATAGAAATGAAAACTTTCAGGAGGGAAAATTTTGTATCTCTAAAATTTAATtaatcatttaattaatttaccCTGCCTTTTCACAGAAATACTTCAAGATACTTAATAGAATATACAAAATATGACAGacaataaatcataaaataaatgtgggaataaaaaatttaaatgccaaTGTTgagtaaaaaacacaaaataaattttaaaatgcttagaatAAAACCCATATaattaataaacataataattaaTTTTGCTAAATGTCAATTAAACAGTTAGTAACATCCATGAAGTAAAAGTGAATCAATAAATCACTCTTAATTCTAAGATTAGACTAGTATTCTCCTGAGATATTGGTAAAGAGATGCTTGTGAAGTATGAACATCATTTTCAAGGATATATGAACAAGATGCTATTATctcatttttacattatttagcttttaaaattgGAAACACTTCTTTTGAGGGCTTCAGAAATTCACAactgtatttccattttccagaGAACTAATTTTCGGTTTGGTTTTATAATCTGTTAAGGTACTGCATGACTATTACTGCTAATCATGTGACtttcaaggaaacagaaaaactaaGGTAAAattttatagctttaaaaaaactCTTTAGTTTAAAAACTGAAGAATGGTTATATTATGTATGTGAATAAAATCCATTAGCAATCtttcattgatttctttaaatgtgtatataaCTCTGTTTTTTCAAAAAGCACATATTTTGTGaggaaaattgactttttttcaGTAGAGAATTGTGAGCCTTTATTgctttcaagcaaaaaaaaaaattattacattttatcATATGTTGGCTCTTTTGCTGGGTACTGAGAATCCAGGGGTGAGAGGACACCCGAATCAGTGAATTCTAATATGGCTCATTCCTGAAAGGCATTGAGATGCCCAATCAATCAATACTAAGTGAACTCCCTGGTTTAGCTATTAACTGCTGTGGTTTAATGTTTGACAATATACAAGCAAACTTGGAGTAGTGATAAAATAATACACAGATCTCTTATGTTGCTAATGAGGAAGAAAGTCAGCACTGACTCTGATATTAATTTGGTATTAATTCAGCATTTGCTTTTGACATTTAGAGCATAGCGAGGGCACTTTTTATCTTTAACTCCCACCAGTGGCTGGTACATAGagctgttcttttctttttctattttaacagAATCAGAGCAATGGTAAGCTTTGATATACTGGTTTGAATTTGGAAAAATCATCTTCTTCAGAGTTATCAAATAACTCACTCAGTGGAGAATACAAAAAGTGAGCCAAAAGCCAAGGAAAGAGCTAAAAGCTTGTCAGTCCCTTCAAAGATTAGAATCTCTGGCCTCCTTTGAAAGTTTCTGTCCATTCTTAAAAAGAGTCATTTCATTTTAATACCACCATGTCACCATCTCTAGTAGCAATATAGAAATCACAGCAAATGTTTTTGTATCCCAGCAACCTTATCATCAAATAcaggggaagtgtgtgtgtgtgtgtgtgtgtgtgtgagagagagagagagagagagagagagagagagatggtaaaAGAATGCGGAAGAAAGTAATAATTGAGAAGGAGAAGCAATAGGAGACTAATTTTTTGAGTAAGCTGAGCAATTAATTTAGTCGGACTTGAGGCCTAGATGTCTGTTCCTGGATAGGCCTGCTATTTGGTTAATTTGAACTCACTGATTAGTTGaacaacatatatatacagaCTGATACATGTCACCTCACACCCTGGTGTCGACAGCATACATTTTGGCAGTCTGTGTTCGAGGGATCGCATGTGACCGGGGCATGGAAACAGCTGTTGTTGAATAGGCTTTCCTTGTGGAATAAGGATAGCTCCTCTCAGGTCCAACATCTGTTCAGAAGAGATAAATGTAgcgatataaaaataattatggcTCAGTAAACTTTCGGGAAAGTGTAATTATATATTCTTCTctcaaagaggcaagaatataaatattttaagaaggaaTCATCTAAGAACCCTAGAAGAAAATCTAAGAGTTTTAACCTGAAAGTtgtttttagatttaaaattcaGCCAagtaatttccttttatttttttttatgagaaGAGAAATTTCCTAGTTTTATTTCAGTGACATTTTAGTAACCTAATAGTAACACATTACATTCTTTAACAACAAGGATACATTTGATTTGACTCTGCATCTACTTCTCTGTTTAACTCTAGAGCTAAATTTAGTCAGTTGTGTGAAATGAGATGTATAAGATAATGACACATTGAAATAATCAATATCTATTTGGGTATTGGACACAATTGtatctgcccccccccccccccccccctggcCTTTTTCAACAAATATATCACTAACTGGATAGTAAGGTTCTAGTATTACAAATCAGTTGTCCTTGAACAATAGAAATTTCTAATGGTAATAGATAAGTATCAAGCTATCAATATTACTTTGGGCTGGTGAGATGTGTTTCCATTAGGTTGGGAAAAATAACACTGGAGGCAAGGAAGTGTGCTATTTTATTTTGTCCTTACCTTTGAACAGGTATAAGCAGCATGTGAGGATAGCACCAGccaaaaaacaacccaaagaaCCAGCCATTCCAAGCCAACAGGACCAACCAAATTTATATTGGATGCCAAGAAATATATTGTGCAAAACCAGAGAAGAACGTTCTACATAAACATCAACAGCATACCAAACAGAGCCAATTATTCCTGGGGCacctgaaagaaatagaaattgctAAAAATAACTCATGTCTTTTCCAAATATAAATCCAAGAAGATTAAGTTATTCTATTGTATTGTATTTAAGAGTATTCTATCATGCTGTATTTAAGAGTAGTCTACGACTCCCCTGACCCACCACCCAGACCCATGATTGAAGTTATGTCAACTACAAAATCAGCACCTGTAATTTTAGTGCTTTGGGGTTAAAAACAAATAACTGAAGTAGAAATTGAAAATTTATCTACCACACCCACCATGTAAGAATAGACTAAgaattttgtttatttcaaataaaatataatcctCACAGATTTGTCTTTCtgaaaattgactggtttgaaatgATGCAACTAGAGTCCTTTCAAATGTACAAATTACAGGTATAAATTGCATGTCAGGGCTCAGATTGGAAGAAAATATCATGGGCAGTTGTAGAACAAAAACTTATATGAAAATAGTGTTTCTGAAATCTGTAAGCCCCCAAGAAACTCTCACCTTTTTTCCTAGTAAGTCTGTGATTTCCATTTAAGTCACAATTTCATTGCATTCTTTTCACAATTATTTAATGCAACAAGTTTAAGAAGGACCTGATCGTGAACACATAATAACCTTTAGAATACAGGACATAAATAACTACATCTTTTCTGTAATACTGCGACCTATAGGTTTAgcatgaaaattcttttttttttttaagacttaaaacagattttatatatatatatatatagcatactAATTTCAAATGATAATTCCAAGGCTTTGGTCATCTTGGGTGATTTACTTCAGTCATCTTTTTAGCCATTCCTGCAGGAATTTTCTTCattgacttatttttctttaaatttagttttgatattttatgaaaaatagagTAGATTATCTAGTGATGTCTTGAATTCTAGAACAAAATTGCATAGCATTAAATCATGTTTAAATTTGCTAAACAAAGTATATTGTTATATACAAAAGGTTTATGTTTTCACTAAGCTGGATATGGGAAtggatattttgaaaagaaaaaaaaaccaataaattATTGTGGCTTTTTAGTGTAATCTAAGGATCCTTAGGGCCTTGTGTGAAAATATCAGGGAGGTCCCATTTTTGACCATGTGATGGGTGAGACTTTCTGCTATGAGCTTACTCTGCCCACTTTGGGATCTTTACAGTAACAATTAAGAATGGATACTATTGCTGGGTCTTTATCCTAATTTGCAGACCAAGAAAAGGAGACAGATTAAGTTAACTGGCATAAAGTCCCacattacacatatatacatatctccaagtatttttagttttgaaattcTCATCAATTTACCCTTCACATCCCAGTCAGGTTCCCACTTAAATTTGCTTTGGTGACTGTTTCCTGCTACCAAAAAAGAAGACGGTTTTCACTCTGGAGGGTAAACTCATCAGTTTTCAATCTTCgtacattttggttttttcatAGTGCACTTCCTCCCAATTTGCATTGTGATCCAAGAAAGACACTGTGTTTTATTTAGGATGACTAAATTGAAATTAATGGCTGACCTCAGGAAAATATCAATTTTGCTGTTTCACTAATAAACCCCATATAAAGTGCGTCttgatttattgttttttagTCTTGCTTGATTTATGTCTTCAGACATCCACTTACTCTCTGCTTAAGTGAAGATAAGATCATACTTGTTTATTGTTACAGATATGATCATATGAGTTGGCACATGAGAAAAGTCTAATAAATACTTGATACAActtgctgctaagtggcttcagtcgtgtccgactctgtgcgaccccatagacggctacccaccaggcttccccattcctgggattctccaggcaagaacactggagtggcttgccatttccttctccaacttataCAACTTCTCCAACTGATACAACTCAGGTCATTGCAAAGAATTGGTGAGGATATGTACAGGCAAGGTGATGGCAGCTTGGGGCTTACTTTAGGATTTAACTTCAAGAATAATcactaaaaaagtttttaaaaatttaaagctttatatactttttaagtgGTTAAAAATTGTTTGAGGACATCAAAAACCTTGATTGGGGATATTAGCCAAAGATTAATATCTGATTACAAAACTAAGGAAAGCAGAGTTGGTAGATGTGCTCCTTATTCCTTCATTCTAGAAAAGTAAGTCACATATGATCCTAAAATGAACTCTTTCAGAACAACACCCTTCTTCATCCCAAAACCTTAGTTGAGTATCTTTATCCCCATCACTAGTCCAGACCAGTACCTGCTATTAGTAACGTGGTTCCAGCAACAAAGCTGATGCGGACTTTGATGTATGGCTCGTCAGGGAGGAATTTCACGCAGTCAAGTCCAAGGAGCAGAGTAATAAATCCAAATCCAGCTAGAATATCTGCAGTAATCATCAGCGCCCGAGTTACCACCAGCTTCACTAGAAGATCAGAGCATGTGGTTTCAGCATAATCAGAGGAAGGAGACATGTTAATACATAGAGGTGCACCAAAGGAAAAAAGGCAACTGCATACATCAACACATGCCCAGTGAATACAATCACACTGCAAATGTGCATGAACTTGAAAATAAAtactcttatttaatttttttataaaatccaAAGTAATATAAGACTACTGACATTAATTGTTTAAACAAACATTATTTGTTTAAGCACTGCTTATTATGATCCTCTTAGCAAAATGCCTGGCATATGGCAGAGACTAAATAACTATTTCTCTTTTTGCCTCCTGTTTTGGAATGAGTCTTGTTCACAAGTATTAGCTGAAAGCTATGTTGAAAGTAGAGTATGTCTTCTTCCAAAGAtacccaataaatattcagtaaataattAATCACTATATTTGTTTGAATTTCTAttggaaaaatgtaaataattggtTAAAATTTGATATAGAcgagaagaataaaatacttcaaGATGTCTCACGCCAATTCAGGTGGGAGCCATCAGCAGATCTTTAGAAGAAGAAGGAACTTCTGTTACTAAGTAGATTATTTCTGGAAGCCAGAATcgtattttcttttaattcctctATGTTGTGACCCCTCTTGGCCAACACTGTGCATTAGTCTATCCACCTTGCATTGTCAACTGCACATATTTTAAAGCCATCACCAATGAGAATATTTGGCAGAAAGTCTAGGAAAGAGAAGATCAGGGAAATAGAAGTGGAATAGTAGCAGTCATCTGTAATGGGAACGTCAACTGTGAAAGTTTCCTCAATTGTGAGTCCCAGTGATACTAAATTAAAACTAGGATAATGTTACCACTAATGGAGGATTAATTATCTGAAGTCAGAACTATTGGTACTTTAGCTGGCTAGTGGAAAGGAGTAATAAAAGTTATTGCTTTGATGTTATagtaattatgttttattttcatagtgATTTGGGGTTTcattttactgaaataattttttccccaaTGATGAGACCACTTTAGGACCTACTTAGTAATAGACTGCCTGTAAAAATGTGGCCAATCTTcctcatttcaaatataaaatattttcataatccttctaagaaaggaaatcaatgcATAAAATCAATCTGTACCTTAATAGGTGAATATTTAAGATATCAAAAAGTGacgatatttttaaaaatttgactcaAATTTAGGCCAAAtctgaagttcatttttttttcaaaattgaagaaagagaaaaatatgtaacTTGTTAGGTtgatagtttttatattttgacaGATCTCCTTGATCCTCAAATGGGTATACACAAGTAAGCCTCCTGTTCAGCACCCCAAAACAAGTGGTCCCACACTCTGGAGTATTTCCCTTGAAGTTTTGTAAGTCCCCTTTGAAACTTAGGGCAACAGGGCCAGGATTGTCATCTGGATAGAGTGCCCTGGAATCACTGTGGGCCCTGGTCTTCCCCTGTCTGACCTAGACTCCCGTACCAAGTGTGATTCAGATGCTCCGTGGAACTTGAGGACTCACTCCTATGGTGCCATCCAAGGACCATATAGCTAGTCCACTTTCAAGAAGGCAGCTCTCTAAGTAGGTTGCTAATGCTGGCCAGTCAGGAATCTCCTTTTGGAGATTGTCTTGGATTTGGCTACCAGAATATTAAATACTCTGATTTGAAGGGATGAGGTGGACTCAGACTAACAGTATCAACAGAGTCCTAAAAAATGCATCTGAGTCTAAATACCCTAAGTAGACAAGAGCAATGAGAAAGGTGATCTAATTGTGATTGTATAAAACATAtcaaagactaaaaataaaatcctacGCTCTTATAGGTAACATCTTCACAGTTCATTAGTTTCTTAGAacacatttttatctcttttgtcTTTAAGCATACggtagaatttttaaagaatattaagagATTGTTTAGGATATTGTTTAAAagtaatagataaaaatatatcaagAGGAAAATGTGAAATAGTATAGGCAAAAGATACAAGACCATTTTAAAGTACAGTGGCTTTCTCTGTGTAGTATGAGATCATTCAAATCCTATGAATGATTTTATTGTCTTCTTGCATAAATGTACATAACAATATTTTGAAAGTTGGAAATATTGTATCTTTCTGTTCTTCTCAGCTCTAAACCTAGCCCTGAATTTCTAGAATAACCTAGTGTTCACACGAACACAAATGTTCATTCCTATTGACCAAATTGTGCTTCGTTCTATGTAAAACTAGGTTAAgtgcaaggaaaaagaaaaaacatacaaggttttttttttagccaaa is part of the Bos indicus x Bos taurus breed Angus x Brahman F1 hybrid chromosome 1, Bos_hybrid_MaternalHap_v2.0, whole genome shotgun sequence genome and encodes:
- the CLDN16 gene encoding LOW QUALITY PROTEIN: claudin-16 (The sequence of the model RefSeq protein was modified relative to this genomic sequence to represent the inferred CDS: deleted 1 base in 1 codon); the encoded protein is MTSKTPLWVTACLLRHLQRGARKRKRAVFSTSPGTRSTEDWQHSSHLHGPRAGSFPCSFPDSLLAKMRDLLQYVACFFAFFSAGFLVVATWTDCWMVNADDSLEVSTKCRGLWWECVTNAFDGIRTCDEYDSILAEHSLKLVVTRALMITADILAGFGFITLLLGLDCVKFLPDEPYIKVRISFVAGTTLLIAGAPGIIGSVWYAVDVYVERSSLVLHNIFLGIQYKFGWSCWLGMAGSLGCFLAGAILTCCLYLFKDVGPERSYPYSTRKAYSTTAVSMPRSHAIPRTQTAKMYAVDTRV